One window of Alteriqipengyuania lutimaris genomic DNA carries:
- a CDS encoding DUF4238 domain-containing protein, with protein sequence MREDMPPPRKHHYLPEWYLSRWKRPWNGKEVIWEFGRVGPKKKLHSRYRHPSATGYAIDLYTIPNRDPEDASEIETKLLQFVDDRGAKAIAMAERNELAGPEDKVGLVRFMLSMLHRSPERIEFLENRLREDLFENPLFADEDPSVFRAGALNVFVDLVQSQAMIERMMELSVFIINLNDNAYDLMTSDSPLMMSNGLAHRDAFVILPTGPRTLVMLAENKSLPQHVAGYSGKIVSKAMNDAVIVQAKKLVFGADRRQERFIDNRLNRPVAQSAKSIDPVTGLVKWKI encoded by the coding sequence ATGCGTGAAGATATGCCACCACCGCGTAAGCATCACTATCTCCCCGAATGGTATCTTTCTCGATGGAAGCGACCGTGGAATGGCAAGGAAGTTATTTGGGAATTTGGACGGGTGGGGCCCAAGAAAAAGCTGCACTCTAGATACCGCCACCCCTCAGCAACGGGCTATGCGATCGATCTCTACACAATCCCCAATCGTGATCCAGAAGACGCAAGCGAGATCGAAACTAAGCTCCTTCAATTTGTCGATGATCGAGGCGCAAAAGCCATCGCTATGGCCGAAAGAAATGAATTGGCCGGCCCTGAAGACAAAGTCGGCTTAGTTCGATTTATGTTATCGATGCTCCACCGGTCCCCGGAGCGGATCGAATTCCTTGAGAATCGATTGAGGGAAGACCTGTTTGAGAACCCATTGTTCGCAGATGAGGATCCTTCCGTTTTTCGCGCAGGAGCCCTCAATGTGTTCGTCGATTTGGTCCAATCTCAAGCTATGATTGAACGAATGATGGAATTATCCGTCTTCATCATAAACCTGAACGACAATGCATACGACCTAATGACAAGCGATAGCCCATTGATGATGTCTAATGGGTTGGCGCATCGGGACGCATTTGTAATTCTTCCTACCGGGCCGCGGACCTTGGTCATGCTGGCCGAGAACAAATCGCTTCCTCAGCATGTGGCAGGATATAGCGGCAAAATCGTATCGAAGGCGATGAACGACGCCGTGATAGTTCAGGCAAAGAAACTGGTATTTGGCGCCGACAGGAGACAGGAAAGATTCATCGACAATCGATTGAATCGCCCAGTGGCGCAATCTGCAAAGTCAATTGATCCGGTGACTGGTCTTGTTAAATGGAAAATCTGA
- a CDS encoding type II toxin-antitoxin system ParD family antitoxin, which produces MATIRKTITLSDTQDAWIKRQIAEGGFTNDSESIRDLVRRDREGQAKLSGLRQAIADGLDSGVSDRSLEEIWAGAMNSISSPSPRT; this is translated from the coding sequence ATGGCGACCATCCGCAAAACCATCACGCTCAGCGACACGCAGGACGCGTGGATCAAGCGGCAGATTGCCGAGGGCGGTTTCACCAACGACAGCGAGTCTATCCGCGACCTCGTCCGCCGCGATCGGGAGGGGCAGGCCAAGCTTTCGGGATTGCGGCAGGCGATTGCCGATGGGCTGGACAGCGGGGTGAGCGACAGGTCGCTCGAGGAGATTTGGGCCGGCGCGATGAACAGTATTTCTTCCCCGTCACCCCGGACTTGA
- the folP gene encoding dihydropteroate synthase, with protein MSETVYIRPIGFAPGPQSEEGDAVRLGGGLVYASRFVVIYRRDGEVIERWRSSPESIAQVLAELPNSVAAEAEAQWSNLRNAHPPLELGARTIRLDQPQVMGILNVTPDSFSDGGKHVGDPAGTREAIGAMVEAGAAIIDIGGESTRPGADAVWEEEEIRRIVPAVEAAASMGAAVSIDTRRAGTMEAALQAGAAIVNDVSALRYDPRSAELVAKTGCPVVLMHAPGKGKDLHEGGTYESVVFDVFDALRERRDAAVAAGIERSKILLDPGLGFGKSLGDNLALINALPLFHALGQPILFGASRKRMIGALSKEAAADARLGGSIALAIAAMDAGAHILRVHDVPESVQARDVWRGLRDNALTDFADLPG; from the coding sequence ATGAGCGAGACTGTCTACATCCGCCCGATCGGCTTCGCGCCGGGTCCGCAGAGCGAGGAGGGCGATGCCGTCCGGCTTGGCGGCGGGCTCGTCTATGCCAGCCGCTTTGTGGTGATCTATCGCCGCGATGGTGAAGTGATCGAGCGCTGGCGCTCTTCGCCCGAGAGCATTGCGCAGGTACTCGCAGAACTGCCCAACAGCGTGGCTGCGGAGGCCGAGGCGCAGTGGAGCAACCTGCGCAACGCGCACCCGCCGCTGGAGCTCGGCGCGCGCACCATTCGCCTCGACCAGCCGCAGGTGATGGGCATCCTCAACGTCACGCCCGACAGCTTCTCCGACGGGGGCAAGCATGTGGGCGACCCGGCGGGCACGCGCGAGGCGATCGGCGCGATGGTCGAGGCCGGGGCCGCGATCATCGACATCGGCGGGGAAAGCACGCGGCCCGGCGCCGATGCCGTGTGGGAGGAAGAGGAAATCCGCCGCATCGTCCCCGCGGTGGAGGCCGCCGCCAGCATGGGCGCGGCGGTCAGCATCGACACGCGCCGGGCGGGCACGATGGAGGCGGCGCTGCAGGCAGGCGCAGCGATCGTCAACGATGTCTCGGCGCTGCGCTACGACCCGCGCTCGGCTGAACTTGTGGCCAAGACCGGGTGCCCGGTGGTGCTGATGCACGCGCCGGGCAAGGGCAAGGACCTGCATGAGGGCGGCACTTATGAGAGCGTGGTGTTCGACGTGTTCGATGCCTTGCGCGAACGGCGCGATGCAGCGGTTGCGGCGGGGATCGAGCGTTCGAAGATCCTGCTCGATCCGGGCCTGGGCTTCGGCAAGTCGCTCGGCGACAACCTTGCGCTGATCAACGCGCTGCCGCTGTTCCACGCGCTCGGCCAGCCGATCCTGTTCGGTGCAAGCCGCAAGCGCATGATCGGGGCGCTGAGCAAGGAGGCGGCGGCGGACGCGCGGCTCGGCGGCAGCATCGCGCTGGCGATTGCGGCGATGGATGCAGGCGCGCACATCCTGCGCGTCCACGACGTGCCCGAAAGCGTGCAGGCGCGCGACGTCTGGCGCGGACTACGCGACAATGCGCTGACCGATTTTGCGGACCTGCCGGGCTAG
- a CDS encoding SDR family NAD(P)-dependent oxidoreductase: MTEGYDFAGRTALITGAASGIGAATARWLDRQGIARLILIDRDGDGLGKLDLSCTLETHAADVADEAFWQRLEPELERLDHAVVNAGIGTGGQIAELDFAEWRRVMAINLDGAFLTLATALRAMRKPDGENRGRSAVVTASVTGLKPVPGIGAYGVSKAAVAHMARIAAAENAALGIRVNAIAPGGVDTAIWNSPELEAQFAEHGREAVIAQMGQTTPRGRFATADELARDIGYLLSDAAANVTGTVLTSDGGYTL; the protein is encoded by the coding sequence ATGACCGAGGGATACGACTTTGCGGGCCGCACCGCCCTGATCACCGGCGCCGCATCGGGCATCGGTGCCGCAACCGCGCGCTGGCTCGACCGCCAGGGCATCGCCCGCCTGATCCTGATCGACCGCGACGGCGACGGCCTGGGCAAGCTCGACCTGTCCTGCACGCTCGAAACCCACGCGGCGGACGTCGCCGACGAAGCCTTCTGGCAGAGGCTCGAACCCGAACTCGAGCGGCTCGACCACGCCGTGGTCAATGCCGGGATCGGCACCGGCGGCCAGATCGCCGAGCTCGATTTCGCCGAGTGGCGCCGCGTGATGGCGATCAATCTCGACGGGGCCTTCCTCACTCTCGCCACCGCGCTGCGTGCGATGCGCAAGCCCGACGGTGAGAACCGCGGGCGGAGCGCAGTCGTCACCGCCTCTGTCACCGGGCTCAAACCCGTGCCCGGCATCGGCGCATATGGCGTCTCCAAGGCGGCGGTCGCGCACATGGCGCGGATCGCAGCCGCCGAGAACGCGGCGCTCGGTATCCGGGTCAACGCCATCGCGCCGGGCGGGGTCGATACCGCGATCTGGAATTCGCCCGAGCTCGAAGCCCAGTTCGCCGAACATGGCCGCGAGGCGGTGATCGCGCAGATGGGCCAGACCACCCCGCGCGGACGCTTCGCCACCGCCGACGAACTGGCCCGCGACATCGGCTATCTTTTGTCCGACGCCGCCGCCAACGTGACCGGGACGGTGCTCACCAGCGACGGCGGCTATACGCTCTGA
- a CDS encoding sigma-54-dependent transcriptional regulator, whose product MDDQEERLLMLIDDEPAQSRLVTALAAREGWRTVVVHDAETAIATLGTRQGMQLSAIILDQWVPGDAACDLIAELKKRRPALPILMLTTSASPLLAVEAMRAGATDYLIKPVAPERLMRALRSATRVETQRNELQPLTEKMHAVLDFDAMIGTDPAFRIALARAAKAARSHSHVLIEGESGTGKEMLLRAIHATSPRVRAPFRLVNVAGVPINSIESALFGHEKGAFAGAFESQMGALQHCDTGTLVLDEIDRLSADQQARLAATLNDGIVRPIGATHGFRIDIRLLSASNRPLSELAAKGQFDQDLLAAISSTRITLPPLRERAGDIPALARHFLARIGEQPGLHHLSLADSALNLLCAFDWPGNVRQLQAVLFRAAVFCDAEMLTAGDFPQLAELVGEHETGQHVQESVGVMLYTHDGNLRPLEEIEADVIRLAIGHYRGRMTEVARRLGIGRSTLYRKLSDLGIDNAA is encoded by the coding sequence ATGGACGATCAAGAAGAACGCCTGCTGATGTTGATCGATGACGAGCCGGCGCAAAGCCGCCTCGTCACCGCGCTCGCCGCGCGCGAAGGCTGGCGGACCGTCGTGGTGCACGATGCCGAGACCGCGATCGCCACGCTCGGCACGCGTCAGGGCATGCAATTGTCCGCCATCATCCTCGACCAGTGGGTGCCCGGCGATGCCGCATGCGACCTCATCGCAGAACTGAAGAAGCGCCGCCCCGCCCTGCCCATCCTGATGCTCACCACCAGCGCGAGCCCGCTGCTGGCGGTCGAGGCGATGCGCGCAGGCGCCACCGACTACCTCATCAAGCCCGTCGCGCCCGAACGGCTGATGCGCGCGCTGCGCAGCGCCACCCGGGTCGAGACGCAGCGCAACGAGTTGCAGCCGCTGACCGAGAAGATGCACGCCGTGCTCGATTTCGATGCGATGATCGGGACCGACCCGGCCTTCCGCATCGCGCTCGCCCGCGCGGCGAAGGCGGCCCGCTCGCACAGCCACGTGCTGATCGAAGGCGAAAGCGGCACGGGCAAAGAGATGTTGCTGCGCGCGATCCACGCGACCAGCCCGCGCGTGCGCGCGCCGTTCCGCCTCGTCAATGTCGCCGGCGTGCCGATCAACTCGATCGAATCGGCGCTCTTCGGGCACGAGAAAGGCGCATTTGCAGGAGCGTTCGAGAGCCAGATGGGCGCGCTCCAGCATTGCGACACGGGCACGCTCGTGCTCGACGAGATCGATCGCCTTTCGGCCGACCAGCAGGCGCGGCTCGCCGCGACGCTGAACGACGGCATCGTGCGCCCGATCGGCGCGACGCACGGCTTCCGGATCGACATCCGCCTGCTGTCGGCCAGCAACCGCCCGCTGAGCGAGCTCGCGGCGAAGGGGCAGTTCGACCAGGACCTGCTGGCCGCGATTTCTTCCACCCGCATCACCTTGCCGCCGCTGCGCGAACGGGCGGGCGACATCCCCGCACTGGCCCGCCATTTCCTCGCCCGGATCGGCGAACAGCCGGGCCTCCACCACCTCAGCCTCGCCGACAGCGCACTCAACCTGCTGTGCGCCTTCGACTGGCCGGGCAACGTCCGCCAGTTGCAGGCCGTGCTGTTCCGCGCGGCGGTGTTCTGCGACGCCGAAATGCTGACCGCAGGCGACTTCCCGCAGCTGGCCGAACTGGTCGGCGAGCACGAGACCGGGCAGCACGTGCAGGAATCGGTCGGCGTCATGCTCTATACCCATGACGGCAACCTGCGCCCGCTCGAGGAGATCGAGGCGGACGTGATCCGGCTCGCCATCGGGCATTATCGCGGGCGCATGACCGAGGTCGCCCGCCGGCTCGGCATCGGGCGCTCGACGCTCTATCGCAAGCTTTCCGATCTCGGGATCGACAACGCCGCCTAA
- a CDS encoding NAD(P) transhydrogenase subunit alpha: protein MKIAVLKERAPGETRVALTPETAKKFIALGADVAVEAGAGEHAAIADAAYVEAGAAVGSAQEVLKDAGVVLGIQAPDPATLGSTKDGAFVAALFDPFKQTERVETYAKAGLEALAMEFMPRITRAQSMDVLSSQSNLAGYKAVIAAADQYGRAFPMMMTAAGTVQAARVFIMGVGVAGLQAIATAKRLGAQVSATDVRSATREQIESLGAKAIFVEEGGIEGEGTGGYASEMSDEYKAAQAKLVSEHIAKQDIVITTALIPGRPAPQLISDEQIASMKPGSVIFDIAVPQGGNVEGALADELVTRHGVTIMGYANTPAHLAPDASALFARNLFNFLSAFWDEEAGGPVLDEEIGDAVRLTRGGQVVNARLNEGG, encoded by the coding sequence ATGAAGATCGCGGTACTCAAGGAACGCGCCCCGGGCGAGACGAGGGTCGCATTGACGCCCGAGACCGCGAAGAAGTTCATCGCGCTGGGTGCCGACGTCGCGGTGGAAGCGGGCGCGGGGGAACATGCCGCGATTGCGGACGCCGCCTATGTCGAAGCCGGGGCAGCGGTCGGTTCGGCGCAGGAAGTGCTCAAGGACGCCGGAGTGGTTCTCGGCATCCAGGCCCCCGATCCTGCGACGCTGGGCAGCACGAAGGACGGCGCCTTTGTCGCCGCGCTGTTCGATCCGTTCAAGCAGACCGAACGGGTCGAGACCTATGCCAAAGCGGGCCTCGAGGCGTTAGCCATGGAGTTCATGCCGCGCATCACCCGCGCACAGAGCATGGACGTGCTGTCCAGCCAGTCCAACCTCGCTGGCTACAAGGCGGTGATTGCGGCGGCGGACCAGTATGGACGCGCCTTCCCGATGATGATGACGGCGGCAGGCACGGTGCAGGCCGCGCGCGTCTTCATCATGGGTGTCGGCGTCGCCGGGCTCCAGGCGATCGCCACGGCCAAGCGGCTGGGCGCGCAGGTTTCCGCCACCGACGTACGCTCCGCCACGCGCGAGCAGATCGAATCGCTCGGCGCCAAGGCGATCTTCGTCGAGGAAGGCGGGATCGAGGGCGAGGGCACCGGCGGCTATGCCAGCGAGATGAGCGACGAGTACAAGGCCGCGCAGGCCAAGCTCGTCTCGGAACATATCGCCAAGCAGGATATCGTGATCACCACCGCGCTGATTCCGGGGCGGCCCGCCCCCCAGCTGATCAGCGACGAACAGATCGCGAGCATGAAACCGGGCAGCGTGATCTTCGACATTGCTGTACCGCAGGGGGGCAATGTCGAAGGCGCGCTGGCGGACGAGCTGGTGACTCGGCATGGTGTCACGATCATGGGTTACGCCAACACGCCCGCGCATCTGGCACCGGATGCGAGCGCGCTGTTCGCGCGCAACCTGTTCAATTTTCTCTCGGCCTTCTGGGACGAAGAGGCAGGGGGGCCCGTCCTCGACGAGGAAATCGGCGATGCGGTGCGGCTGACCAGAGGCGGGCAGGTGGTGAATGCCAGACTGAATGAAGGCGGCTGA
- a CDS encoding PH domain-containing protein, translated as MGLLNQTQTTPQGFVDNHGHALVEGEEVYFAFRTIRDWIAFTDWRLIYVDVQGILGNKKEYLTVPYRSITAFSITSAGTIDIDAEIAVFLSGHPPIEFKVGKFTNTEALQKLLATRMNVN; from the coding sequence ATGGGGTTGCTGAACCAGACGCAGACCACGCCGCAAGGCTTCGTGGACAACCACGGCCACGCCCTGGTCGAGGGCGAGGAAGTCTACTTCGCCTTCCGCACGATCCGCGACTGGATCGCCTTCACCGACTGGCGGCTGATCTATGTCGACGTGCAGGGCATCCTCGGCAACAAGAAGGAATATCTGACTGTGCCCTATCGCTCGATCACCGCATTCTCCATCACTAGTGCGGGCACGATCGACATAGATGCGGAGATCGCGGTGTTCCTCTCCGGCCATCCGCCGATCGAGTTCAAGGTCGGCAAGTTCACCAATACCGAGGCGTTGCAGAAGCTTCTCGCCACGCGAATGAACGTCAACTAG
- a CDS encoding fasciclin domain-containing protein, giving the protein MRIAAFATAIVAASALSACAPSLADDVDLADVAPDDIAFVGDSPIYPNATIAENIAAADAFSHLAMLVERVGLAETLGAAGPYTIFAPTDAAFDEVPQALREGLGRPENADRLKATVAGHAIPGTITSADLAARIVAGGGRWEAQTLAGSTLTFRQDGDSLRISVDNGTGVRVTMADLAQANGMMHVIDGVLLPEG; this is encoded by the coding sequence ATGAGAATTGCTGCCTTCGCAACCGCCATCGTCGCGGCGTCTGCCCTGTCGGCCTGCGCGCCGAGCCTCGCCGACGACGTGGATCTGGCCGATGTCGCGCCGGACGATATCGCCTTCGTCGGCGACTCCCCGATATATCCCAACGCGACGATCGCAGAGAATATCGCTGCGGCGGACGCATTTTCCCACCTCGCCATGCTCGTTGAGCGCGTCGGCCTTGCCGAAACGCTGGGCGCAGCGGGACCTTATACGATCTTCGCGCCGACCGACGCGGCGTTCGACGAGGTGCCGCAGGCACTTCGCGAGGGGCTGGGACGCCCCGAAAATGCGGATCGGCTGAAGGCCACGGTGGCAGGTCACGCGATCCCAGGCACGATCACCTCCGCCGACCTGGCCGCGCGGATCGTGGCAGGCGGCGGAAGGTGGGAGGCGCAGACCTTGGCGGGCTCCACGCTGACTTTCCGCCAGGATGGCGACAGCCTGCGCATATCCGTCGATAACGGCACCGGCGTGCGCGTGACCATGGCCGATCTCGCGCAGGCGAATGGCATGATGCACGTGATCGACGGCGTCCTCCTGCCCGAGGGCTGA
- a CDS encoding NAD(P) transhydrogenase subunit alpha, producing MDFISVLSIFVLACFVGYYVVWSVTPALHTPLMAVTNAISSVIIVGALIASAEAGSAVAKWLGLAAVVLASINIFGGFAVTERMLAMYKKKDGK from the coding sequence ATGGACTTCATTTCCGTCCTGTCGATTTTCGTGCTGGCGTGTTTCGTCGGCTATTACGTGGTGTGGTCGGTCACGCCCGCGCTGCACACGCCGCTGATGGCGGTGACCAACGCGATTTCTTCCGTGATCATCGTCGGTGCGCTGATTGCCAGCGCCGAGGCAGGTAGCGCGGTCGCCAAGTGGCTGGGCCTTGCCGCCGTGGTGCTCGCCAGCATCAATATCTTCGGCGGTTTCGCGGTGACCGAACGGATGCTCGCGATGTACAAGAAGAAGGACGGCAAATGA
- a CDS encoding NAD(P)(+) transhydrogenase (Re/Si-specific) subunit beta translates to MSLPRDVEPLAVPPGSDYAVSHAVETAAAHGPTNPWVALAYLVAGVFFILALRGLSSPATSRAGNRNGMIGMLIAVVTVIVTHDIANIVEILIAIAIGGLIGFTIARRIAMTAMPELVAGFHSLVGMAAVLVGLAAWMNPGAFGILDLDGQILTVSRIELGLGIAIGAITFSGSVIAFLKLSGRMGGKPIMLPGRHVINLGTLAAIIALIAAYAMSATAGPGEGWMIIAIAALAFAIGFLLIIPIGGADMPVVVSMLNSYSGWAAAAMGFTLGNTAMIITGALVGSSGAILSYIMCRAMNRSFISVIAGGFGADDSAAGGGEAREQRPYKQGSADDAAFMLEQAEKVIIIPGYGMAVAQAQHALREMGDVLKAKGVDVKYAIHPVAGRMPGHMNVLLAEANVPYDEVFELEDINSEFAQADIAFIIGANDVVNPAAKTDKSSPIYGMPVFDVGNAKQVFFIKRSMGGVGYAGVDNDVFYLNQTTMLLSDAKKMVEEIVKAMD, encoded by the coding sequence ATGAGCCTTCCTCGCGACGTAGAGCCGCTCGCGGTGCCGCCGGGGTCGGATTACGCGGTGAGCCATGCGGTCGAGACCGCTGCCGCGCACGGGCCGACCAATCCCTGGGTTGCGCTCGCCTATCTGGTGGCGGGGGTGTTCTTCATTCTCGCGCTGCGAGGGCTTTCCAGCCCCGCGACCAGCCGGGCGGGCAACCGCAACGGGATGATCGGGATGCTGATCGCGGTCGTCACCGTGATCGTCACCCACGACATCGCCAATATCGTCGAAATCCTGATCGCAATCGCGATCGGCGGACTGATCGGCTTCACCATTGCGCGAAGGATCGCGATGACCGCGATGCCCGAGCTGGTTGCGGGCTTCCATAGCCTCGTCGGCATGGCAGCGGTGCTGGTCGGCTTGGCCGCGTGGATGAACCCCGGGGCGTTCGGCATTCTGGACCTCGATGGCCAGATCCTGACTGTCAGCCGGATCGAGCTGGGACTGGGCATCGCCATCGGCGCGATCACCTTCAGCGGCTCGGTCATTGCCTTCCTGAAGCTTTCCGGCCGGATGGGCGGCAAGCCGATCATGCTGCCGGGGCGCCATGTCATCAACCTCGGCACGCTCGCCGCGATCATCGCGCTGATCGCAGCCTATGCGATGTCGGCCACGGCGGGTCCGGGCGAGGGCTGGATGATTATCGCCATTGCCGCGCTCGCCTTCGCCATCGGTTTCCTGCTCATCATCCCGATCGGAGGGGCGGACATGCCGGTCGTGGTTTCGATGCTGAACTCCTATTCCGGCTGGGCGGCAGCGGCGATGGGCTTCACGCTTGGCAACACGGCGATGATCATCACCGGCGCGCTGGTGGGCTCCTCGGGCGCGATCCTGAGCTACATCATGTGCCGCGCGATGAACCGCAGCTTCATCTCCGTGATCGCGGGCGGCTTCGGCGCGGACGACAGCGCTGCTGGCGGCGGCGAGGCGCGCGAGCAGCGGCCGTACAAGCAGGGCAGCGCCGATGACGCAGCCTTCATGCTCGAGCAGGCGGAGAAGGTCATCATCATCCCCGGCTACGGCATGGCGGTCGCGCAGGCGCAGCACGCGCTGCGCGAGATGGGCGATGTGCTGAAAGCCAAGGGCGTGGACGTGAAATACGCGATCCACCCCGTCGCGGGCCGCATGCCCGGCCACATGAACGTGCTGCTGGCCGAAGCCAACGTGCCCTATGACGAGGTGTTCGAGCTGGAGGACATCAACTCCGAGTTCGCGCAGGCCGATATCGCCTTCATCATTGGCGCGAACGACGTCGTGAACCCGGCGGCGAAGACCGACAAGAGCTCGCCGATCTACGGCATGCCCGTGTTCGACGTGGGCAATGCCAAGCAGGTGTTCTTCATCAAGCGCAGCATGGGCGGGGTCGGCTATGCGGGCGTCGACAACGACGTGTTCTATCTGAACCAGACCACCATGCTGCTGTCCGACGCGAAGAAGATGGTCGAGGAAATCGTGAAGGCGATGGACTGA